The Oenanthe melanoleuca isolate GR-GAL-2019-014 chromosome 1A, OMel1.0, whole genome shotgun sequence genome contains a region encoding:
- the ACO2 gene encoding aconitate hydratase, mitochondrial isoform X2, giving the protein MSHFEPNEYINYEKLEKNINIVRKRLDRPLTLSEKIVYGHLDDPAKQEIERGKTYLRLRPDRVAMQDATAQMAMLQFISSGLPKVAVPSTIHCDHLIEAQSGGEKDLKRAKDINQEVYNFLSTAGAKYGVGFWKPGSGIIHQIILENYSYPGVMLIGTDSHTPNGGGLGGICIGVGGADAVDVMAGIPWELKCPKVIGVKLTGKLSGWTSPKDVILKVAGILTVKGGTGAIIEYHGPGVDSISCTGMATICNMGAEIGATTSIFPYNERMKKYLGKTGRADIAALADEFKQHLVPDSGCQYDQVIEINLSELKPHINGPFTPDLAHPVSDIGAVAEKEGWPVDIRVGLIGSCTNSSYEDMGRSAAVAKQALAHGLKCKSMFTITPGSEQIRATIERDGYAKILREVGGLVLANACGPCIGQWDRKDIKKGEKNTIVTSYNRNFTGRNDANPETHAFVTSPEIVTALSIAGTLKFNPETDYLTGADGKKFKLEAPDADELPKLEFDPGQDTYQYPPKDGSGQRVDVSPTSQRLQLLEPFDKWDGKDLEDMLILIKVKGKCTTDHISAAGPWLKFRGHLDNISNNLLIGAINIENGKANSVRNALTQEFGPVPDTARYYKKMGVKWAVIGDENYGEGSSREHAALEPRHLGGRVIITKSFARIHETNLKKQGLLPLTFADPADYNKIHPVDKLSIVGLKDFAPGKPLKCIIKHPNGSQETIMLNHTFNESQIEWFQAGSALNRMKELQQKSS; this is encoded by the exons GCTTGACCGCCCTCTGACCTTGTCCGAGAAGATCGTATATGGACACCTGGATGACCCAGCAAAGCAGGAGATTGAGCGCGGCAAGACCTATCTGCGCTTGCGGCCAGACCGCGTGGCCATGCAGGATGCCACAGCTCAGATGGCAATGCTTCAGTTCATCAGCAGCGGGCTGCCAAAAGTGGCTGTGCCTTCCACCATCCACTGTGACCACCTCATCGAGGCCCAGTCAGGTGGTGAAAAGGATCTTAAAAGAGCCAAG GACATAAACCAGGAGGTGTACAACTTTCTGTCAACAGCTGGTGCCAAGTATGGAGTGGGATTCTGGAAACCTGGGTCAGGAATCATTCACCAG atcaTTCTGGAGAACTACTCCTACCCTGGGGTTATGCTGATCGGCACAGATTCACACACCCCCAATGGAGGTGGCTTGGGGGGAATCTGCATCGGTGTGGGTGGAGCTGATGCTGTGGATGTCATGGCAGGAATCCCTTGGGAGCTCAAATGCCCAAAG GTTATTGGTGTAAAACTGACTGGAAAGCTCTCAGGCTGGACTTCTCCTAAAGACGTGATCCTGAAAGTAGCTGGCATCCTCACTGTCAAGGGTGGAACGGGCGCCATCATTGAATACCATGGGCCTGGTGTGGATTCAATCTCCTGCACAG GAATGGCAACAATCTGTAACATGGGGGCTGAAATTGGAGCTACCACGTCCATCTTCCCTTACAATGAACGCATGAAGAAATACCTGGGCAAGACGGGGCGAGCTG ataTAGCTGCACTAGCAGATGAATTCAAGCAGCACTTGGTACCAGATTCTGGTTGTCAGTATGACCAGGTGATAGAAATCAACCTCAGTGAG CTGAAACCACATATCAATGGACCTTTCACACCAGACCTGGCGCACCCTGTGTCAGATATTGGTGCTGTGGCAGAAAAGGAGGGCTGGCCTGTTGATATCAGAGTTG GCTTGATTGGCAGCTGCACCAACTCCAGCTATGAGGACATGGGACGCTCTGCAGCAGTGGCAAAACAGGCACTGGCGCATGGATTGAAGTGCAAATCCATGTTCACAATCACACCAGGGTCAGAGCAGATCCGTGCCACCATTGAAAGAGACGGTTAT GCAAAAATCCTGCGAGAAGTTGGAGGGCTGGTTCTTGCTAATGCTTGTGGACCATGCATTGGCCAGTGGGACAG GAAGGACAtcaagaaaggagagaaaaatacaatCGTTACGTCCTACAACAGGAATTTCACAGGCCGCAATGATGCCAATCCAGAGACCCATGCATTTGTGACTTCTCCAGAG attgtCACAGCCCTGTCCATTGCTGGCACTCTGAAGTTTAACCCTGAGACAGATTACTTGACAGGAGCAGATGGGAAGAAGTTTAAACTAGAAGCTCCTGATGCAGATGAGCTGCCCAAGCTG GAGTTTGACCCAGGCCAGGACACCTATCAGTACCCTCCCAAGGATGGCAGTGGGCAGCGTGTGGATGTGAGCCCCACCAGCCAGCGTCTCCAGCTTCTTGAGCCCTTTGATAAGTGGGATGGCAAGGATCTAGAAGACATGCTGATCCTCATCAAG GTAAAAGGGAAGTGCACCACTGATCATATTTCTGCAGCTGGACCATGGCTTAAATTCCGTGGCCATCTGGACAACATCTCCAACAACCTGCTCATTGGTGCTATCAACATCGAAAACGGCAAAGCCAACTCTGTGCGGAACGCATTAACCCAGGAGTTTGGTCCAGTTCCAGACACAGCCCGTTACTACAAG aaaatgGGTGTCAAATGGGCAGTTATTGGGGATGAAAACTATGGTGAGGGATCAAGCCGGGAGCACGCAGCATTGGAGCCACGTCACTTGGGAGGAAGGGTCATCATCACCAAGAGCTTTGCCAGGATCCATG AAACCAACCTGAAGAAGCAAGGTCTACTGCCTCTCACTTTTGCTGATCCAGCAGACTATAACAAGATTCATCCTGTGGATAAGCTGAGCATTGTGGGATTGAAAGACTTTGCACCTGGAAAG CCCCTGAAATGCATCATCAAGCATCCCAATGGGAGCCAAGAAACAATCATGCTGAACCACACCTTCAATGAGTCGCAGATCGAGTGGttccaggctggcagtgccctgaaCAGAatgaaggagctgcagcagaaatcaAGCTAA
- the ACO2 gene encoding aconitate hydratase, mitochondrial isoform X1, with product MAPYCVLAARLRHALNSGVRRYHVAPVLCQRAKVAMSHFEPNEYINYEKLEKNINIVRKRLDRPLTLSEKIVYGHLDDPAKQEIERGKTYLRLRPDRVAMQDATAQMAMLQFISSGLPKVAVPSTIHCDHLIEAQSGGEKDLKRAKDINQEVYNFLSTAGAKYGVGFWKPGSGIIHQIILENYSYPGVMLIGTDSHTPNGGGLGGICIGVGGADAVDVMAGIPWELKCPKVIGVKLTGKLSGWTSPKDVILKVAGILTVKGGTGAIIEYHGPGVDSISCTGMATICNMGAEIGATTSIFPYNERMKKYLGKTGRADIAALADEFKQHLVPDSGCQYDQVIEINLSELKPHINGPFTPDLAHPVSDIGAVAEKEGWPVDIRVGLIGSCTNSSYEDMGRSAAVAKQALAHGLKCKSMFTITPGSEQIRATIERDGYAKILREVGGLVLANACGPCIGQWDRKDIKKGEKNTIVTSYNRNFTGRNDANPETHAFVTSPEIVTALSIAGTLKFNPETDYLTGADGKKFKLEAPDADELPKLEFDPGQDTYQYPPKDGSGQRVDVSPTSQRLQLLEPFDKWDGKDLEDMLILIKVKGKCTTDHISAAGPWLKFRGHLDNISNNLLIGAINIENGKANSVRNALTQEFGPVPDTARYYKKMGVKWAVIGDENYGEGSSREHAALEPRHLGGRVIITKSFARIHETNLKKQGLLPLTFADPADYNKIHPVDKLSIVGLKDFAPGKPLKCIIKHPNGSQETIMLNHTFNESQIEWFQAGSALNRMKELQQKSS from the exons GCTTGACCGCCCTCTGACCTTGTCCGAGAAGATCGTATATGGACACCTGGATGACCCAGCAAAGCAGGAGATTGAGCGCGGCAAGACCTATCTGCGCTTGCGGCCAGACCGCGTGGCCATGCAGGATGCCACAGCTCAGATGGCAATGCTTCAGTTCATCAGCAGCGGGCTGCCAAAAGTGGCTGTGCCTTCCACCATCCACTGTGACCACCTCATCGAGGCCCAGTCAGGTGGTGAAAAGGATCTTAAAAGAGCCAAG GACATAAACCAGGAGGTGTACAACTTTCTGTCAACAGCTGGTGCCAAGTATGGAGTGGGATTCTGGAAACCTGGGTCAGGAATCATTCACCAG atcaTTCTGGAGAACTACTCCTACCCTGGGGTTATGCTGATCGGCACAGATTCACACACCCCCAATGGAGGTGGCTTGGGGGGAATCTGCATCGGTGTGGGTGGAGCTGATGCTGTGGATGTCATGGCAGGAATCCCTTGGGAGCTCAAATGCCCAAAG GTTATTGGTGTAAAACTGACTGGAAAGCTCTCAGGCTGGACTTCTCCTAAAGACGTGATCCTGAAAGTAGCTGGCATCCTCACTGTCAAGGGTGGAACGGGCGCCATCATTGAATACCATGGGCCTGGTGTGGATTCAATCTCCTGCACAG GAATGGCAACAATCTGTAACATGGGGGCTGAAATTGGAGCTACCACGTCCATCTTCCCTTACAATGAACGCATGAAGAAATACCTGGGCAAGACGGGGCGAGCTG ataTAGCTGCACTAGCAGATGAATTCAAGCAGCACTTGGTACCAGATTCTGGTTGTCAGTATGACCAGGTGATAGAAATCAACCTCAGTGAG CTGAAACCACATATCAATGGACCTTTCACACCAGACCTGGCGCACCCTGTGTCAGATATTGGTGCTGTGGCAGAAAAGGAGGGCTGGCCTGTTGATATCAGAGTTG GCTTGATTGGCAGCTGCACCAACTCCAGCTATGAGGACATGGGACGCTCTGCAGCAGTGGCAAAACAGGCACTGGCGCATGGATTGAAGTGCAAATCCATGTTCACAATCACACCAGGGTCAGAGCAGATCCGTGCCACCATTGAAAGAGACGGTTAT GCAAAAATCCTGCGAGAAGTTGGAGGGCTGGTTCTTGCTAATGCTTGTGGACCATGCATTGGCCAGTGGGACAG GAAGGACAtcaagaaaggagagaaaaatacaatCGTTACGTCCTACAACAGGAATTTCACAGGCCGCAATGATGCCAATCCAGAGACCCATGCATTTGTGACTTCTCCAGAG attgtCACAGCCCTGTCCATTGCTGGCACTCTGAAGTTTAACCCTGAGACAGATTACTTGACAGGAGCAGATGGGAAGAAGTTTAAACTAGAAGCTCCTGATGCAGATGAGCTGCCCAAGCTG GAGTTTGACCCAGGCCAGGACACCTATCAGTACCCTCCCAAGGATGGCAGTGGGCAGCGTGTGGATGTGAGCCCCACCAGCCAGCGTCTCCAGCTTCTTGAGCCCTTTGATAAGTGGGATGGCAAGGATCTAGAAGACATGCTGATCCTCATCAAG GTAAAAGGGAAGTGCACCACTGATCATATTTCTGCAGCTGGACCATGGCTTAAATTCCGTGGCCATCTGGACAACATCTCCAACAACCTGCTCATTGGTGCTATCAACATCGAAAACGGCAAAGCCAACTCTGTGCGGAACGCATTAACCCAGGAGTTTGGTCCAGTTCCAGACACAGCCCGTTACTACAAG aaaatgGGTGTCAAATGGGCAGTTATTGGGGATGAAAACTATGGTGAGGGATCAAGCCGGGAGCACGCAGCATTGGAGCCACGTCACTTGGGAGGAAGGGTCATCATCACCAAGAGCTTTGCCAGGATCCATG AAACCAACCTGAAGAAGCAAGGTCTACTGCCTCTCACTTTTGCTGATCCAGCAGACTATAACAAGATTCATCCTGTGGATAAGCTGAGCATTGTGGGATTGAAAGACTTTGCACCTGGAAAG CCCCTGAAATGCATCATCAAGCATCCCAATGGGAGCCAAGAAACAATCATGCTGAACCACACCTTCAATGAGTCGCAGATCGAGTGGttccaggctggcagtgccctgaaCAGAatgaaggagctgcagcagaaatcaAGCTAA
- the POLR3H gene encoding DNA-directed RNA polymerase III subunit RPC8 — MFVLVEMTDTVRIPPWQFERKLNESIAEELNKKLANKVVYNVGLCICLYDITKLEDSYIFPGDGASHTKVHFRYVVFHPFLDEILIGQIKSCSQDGVHVSIGFFDDIVIPPESLQQPAKFDEAEQVWVWEYETEEGAHDLYMDIGEEIRFRVVDETFVDTSPTGPSSAEASTSNVTEEVQKKEAPYTLVGSISEPGLGLLSWWTNS; from the exons ATGTTTGTCCTGGTGGAGATGACTGACACTGTAAGAATTCCTCCATGGCAGTTTGAAAGGAAACTGAACGAATCCATTGCTGAAGAGCTAAACAAGAAATTGGCCAATAAG gTCGTATACAATGTAGGGCTCTGCATCTGTCTGTATGATATCACAAAGCTGGAAGATTCATACATATTTCCTGGTGATGGTGCATCACATACCAAAG tgCATTTCCGCTATGTGGTCTTCCATCCCTTCCTGGATGAGATTCTGATTGGACAGATtaaaagctgcagccaggatggCGTCCACG TTTCTATTGGATTCTTTGATGATATTGTCATCCCACCAgaatccctgcagcagccagctaAGTT TGATGAAGCAGAGCAGGTGTGGGTGTGGGAATATGAGACAGAAGAAGGAGCCCATGACCTTTACATGGACATTGGGGAAGAGATCCGCTTCCGAGTCGTGGATGAGACGTTTGTTGATACATCACCGACTGGTCCAAGCTCTGCAGAGGCTTCCACTTCAAATGTCACAGAAGAAGTCCAGAAGAAAGAGGCACCCTACACTCTTGTG GGATCAATCAGCGAGCCTGGCCTGGGCCTCCTGTCGTGGTGGACAAACAGTTAG
- the CSDC2 gene encoding cold shock domain-containing protein C2 isoform X2, translating to MLQEVTSSRPTHLGILSPAAHPPDPKTEEPTDPAMSSDPSAPPAVPPLHSPKSPVWPTFPFQREGSRIWERGNLLLRDLPSPLPTKRTRTYSATARASAGPIFKGVCKQFSRSQGHGFITPENGTEDIFVHVSDIEGEYVPVEGDEVTYKVCPIPPKNQKFQAVEVVLTNLAPHTKHETWSGQIIGS from the exons ATGCTACAGGAG GTCACCAGCAGTAGGCCCACACACCTGGGCAtcctttctcctgctgcccacccacCCGATCCCAAAACGGAGGAGCCCACCGACCCCGCCATGTCATCGGACCCCAGCGCCCCGCcggcagtgccacccctgcactCCCCCAAGTCACCGGTGTGGCCCACCTTCCCCTTCCAGCGGGAGGGCAGCCGCATCTGGGAGCGGGGCAACCTCCTGCTGCGGGATCTGCCCAGCCCGCTCCCCACCAAGAGGACCAGGACCTACTCGGC GACAGCACGTGCCTCCGCTGGCCCCATCTTCAAGGGTGTCTGCAAGCAGTTCTCTCGCTCCCAGGGCCATGGGTTCATCACCCCAGAGAATGGCACTGAGGACATTTTCGTGCATGTGTCTGA cattGAGGGAGAGTACGTCCCAGTGGAGGGGGACGAGGTGACGTACAAGGTCTGTCCCATCCCTCCCAAGAACCAGAAGTTCCAGGCAGTGGAGGTGGTCCTCACCAACCTGGCGCCCCACACGAAGCACGAGACATGGTCTGGCCAGATCATCGGCTCCTAG
- the CSDC2 gene encoding cold shock domain-containing protein C2 isoform X1 — MRVCSRRTSSTHQIAQIHQPAGSQPRNPPELGCRRERCPSQSSRGASGPSEHRCSAERSAREPVAAEEVTSSRPTHLGILSPAAHPPDPKTEEPTDPAMSSDPSAPPAVPPLHSPKSPVWPTFPFQREGSRIWERGNLLLRDLPSPLPTKRTRTYSATARASAGPIFKGVCKQFSRSQGHGFITPENGTEDIFVHVSDIEGEYVPVEGDEVTYKVCPIPPKNQKFQAVEVVLTNLAPHTKHETWSGQIIGS, encoded by the exons ATGCGTGTGTGTTCGAGGCGCACATCATCCACACATCAGATAGCGCAGATCCATCAGCCGGCAGGCAGCCAGCCGCGAAACCCCccggagctgggctgcaggcgAGAGCGCTGCCCCTCgcaaagcagcagaggagcGTCCGGCCCCTCCGAGCACCGATGCTCTGCGGAGCGCAGCGCCAGGGAGCCCGTCGCTGCTGAGGAG GTCACCAGCAGTAGGCCCACACACCTGGGCAtcctttctcctgctgcccacccacCCGATCCCAAAACGGAGGAGCCCACCGACCCCGCCATGTCATCGGACCCCAGCGCCCCGCcggcagtgccacccctgcactCCCCCAAGTCACCGGTGTGGCCCACCTTCCCCTTCCAGCGGGAGGGCAGCCGCATCTGGGAGCGGGGCAACCTCCTGCTGCGGGATCTGCCCAGCCCGCTCCCCACCAAGAGGACCAGGACCTACTCGGC GACAGCACGTGCCTCCGCTGGCCCCATCTTCAAGGGTGTCTGCAAGCAGTTCTCTCGCTCCCAGGGCCATGGGTTCATCACCCCAGAGAATGGCACTGAGGACATTTTCGTGCATGTGTCTGA cattGAGGGAGAGTACGTCCCAGTGGAGGGGGACGAGGTGACGTACAAGGTCTGTCCCATCCCTCCCAAGAACCAGAAGTTCCAGGCAGTGGAGGTGGTCCTCACCAACCTGGCGCCCCACACGAAGCACGAGACATGGTCTGGCCAGATCATCGGCTCCTAG